The DNA window CCGGCGGTTTGCCGCGCGGCAGTCGTCCTGTTCCTTGCAGGCACGCAACCCGTCCTGGCGCAGCCGTTCGACGGCCAACGCGACACGCAGCCCGAGAGCGCGACGCTGGCCATCGTCGGGGGCCTGCTGATCGACGGACACGAGGGACCACCCCTGTCCGGGGGCATCGTCCTGGTCGACGGCGACCGCATCGTCGCCGCGGGCAGCCGGGAAGCGCTCGACGTACCCGCCGACGCCGAGGTCATCGACGCCACGGGGATGACCGTCATGCCGGGACTCATCGACGCCCACGTCCACCTGGACATTCTCGGACACTCCGACTACCAGCACTGGCACGGAACGCACCGCCCGAACTACGCCGACATCATGGCGGTCTCCTCCCGACAGCTCCTGCTGAGCGGGGTCACCACGGCCGTCGACCTGGCGGGGAATCCGGACGCGCTCATCACGACCCGGGAGCGGATCGAGAGCGGCGAGATCCCGGGCCCCCGCATCGTCGCCAGCATGGGCTGGATCACCAACTGGACCGACGAGCAGGTCCGACGGCACCACCGCCGTACCCACACCGTCAACGTCCGCACCGTCGAGGAGGCGCGGGCCGCCGCGCGCACCGCCATCGCCCAGGGGGCCGGGATCATCAAAGTCCACACGGGGCTCTCCGAGGCGCAGTTGCGAGCGATCGCGGCCGAGGCCGACCGGAACGGCCTGCGGATCACCGGGCACGTGGGCGACCGCGACGATCTGCTGATGCGGATCCGGTCCGGCCAGGACGGCATCGAACACCTGTCCCTGGCGGCCGGAGACAGCCCGGCCATCCATCCCGACGTCATCCAGGGCCTGGTCGATCGGCGGACCTGGGTGGTGCCGACGATGATCCAGACGATGGCGCAGGGCCTGACCGCGGAATGGCCCGACCGGCGCGACAACCCGCGGGCACGCGCGCTGACCCCGCCCGACCTGTGGGCGGACATCCGGCGCTCCATCGAGAACCCGCGGCGGTTCGGCTACTTCGGGGGCGGCCTGCGCGTGAGCCGCTTCGAGGCGCTGGGCGCGAGGCTCCGCCAACTCCGGGATGCGGGCGTGCGGGTGCTGGTGGGCACCGACGCGGGCACGCCGCTCAACTTCCACACCGATGCCACCTGGCAGGAAATGGACCTGATGGCCGGCTTCGGGTTCCCGCCGATGGAGGTGCTGGTCACCGCCACGCGGCGGAACGCCGAGTACCTGGGGCTGGAAGACGAGCTGGGCAGCCTCACGCCCGGCAAGCTGGCCGACATCATCGTCGTCGACGGCAACCCGCTGCTGAGCATGCGGGACCTGCGCAACGTCGTGGCCGTCGTAAAGGACGGCCGGGTCTACAAGCGGCCGGACGCGGGAGTGCGGTAGTTCAGGCCGCCACCGGGATCCTCCGGCCACAATGTCGCGACAGGCCGCTCGCGGCCGTCGTGGTAGCATGAAATTCGTGACCGCGGAAGAGTTCTCACTTGTGACGACCGGCCTGGGCAGCGTGATTACACTGCTGCTCGGCCTCCTGGTCTGGTTCCTCCGGCGAGAGATCAAGCAGAACGACGAGGCTCACAAGAATCTGGGACAGCGGATCGACCGGGTCGAAGGCAAGATCGACCACCTTCGTGAGGATGTAGGCGTGCTTCGCGAGGACATGGGGGTGCTCAAGGGTATTCTCATCCGGCACTACGGCAATCCCGACCACGCACGCCAGGAGTCTGCGCCGTAGAACGGCGTAGACTGCCAGTCGTCATCACTTTCCGCGGCCCACGGCAATGCAGACACCACGGATCGGACCAGCCATCGTCTTGTTGCTTGCAGTCGCCACCGGTGCGCCGGCGCAGGTCCCCGCGACGTACGAGGCGGTCCTGTTCGCCGAGGATGTCATGGTCCCGATGCGCGACGGCGTCCGGCTCGGCACCGACGTCTATCGGCCGGCGCGCGACGGCGCACCCGTAGAGGAGCCGCTGCCCGTCCTGCTGCAGCGCACTCCCTACGGCAAGAGCGGACGCGGGCTCGTCGAGCGCAGCCTGTACTTCGTCGAGCGCGGCTACGTCGTGGTGCTGCAGGACATGCGGGGCCGGTACGAGTCGGAGGGCACGTTCTCGAAGTACCACGACTTCGACGCCCCCGACGGCTACGACACGGTCGAATGGGCCGCCACGCTCCCTTACACCTCCGGCGAGGTCGGCATGTTCGGCACCTCCTACGGCGCGCACACGCAGGCCGACGCGGCCAAGATGAATCCGCCGCACCTGCGCGCGCTGCTGCTCAACCAGGGGGGCATCTCCCGCCCCTGGGCGCACAAGGTCCGCAACCACGGCGCGTTCGAGTTGGGACAGCAGCTCGGCTGGGCCTTCGGCCAGCTCCGGGTCTCGCCCGACCCGGTGGTGCGAGCCACGTTCGAGGCGGAAGACGTCGCGGACTGGTTCGCGGCGATGCCGCTGCGGCCGGGCCTCAGTCCGCTGGCCGCGGCGCCCGAGTTCGAGGAGTACGTGCTCACGCAGATGACGCACGGAGACGACGACGATCCCGACGCCGACTTCCGGCACTGGGATCGCATCGGCGTGAGCTGGCGCCGCTACTACGGGCGGACGGCGGACGTGCCGATGCTGCACGTCGCCGGCTGGTACGACCCCTACTGCGGCAGCATGTTCGAGAACTTCCGCGGACTGTCGGCGGCCAAGACTGCACCGCAGCGGTTGCTGGTCGGCCCCTGGACGCACGGCGGCAACACCCGCTCCTACGCCGGCGACGTGGACTTCGGACCGGCGGCCGCGCTGCCCGACTTCGCCACGGAGCTGCACCTGCAGTGGTTCGACCGCCATCTGAAGGACCGGCCCACCGAGGCCGACGACTGGCCGCCGATCCGCCTGTTCGTGATGGGCACGGGGGACGGGCGCCGGGACGAGAACGGCCGGCTGCGCCACGGCGGCTACTGGCGCGACGCCGAAGAGTGGCCGCTGCCCGAGGCGGAACCGACCCGCTACTATTTCCACGCGGACGGCACGCTGCGCACGACCCCGCCGGCGGGCGGCGTGCCGCCCACCACCTACACCTACGACCCGGCCCACCCGGTGCCGACCATCGGCGGCTCGTTCTCGGGCGTGCTCAAGCGCGGCGCCTTCGATCAGCGGGAACGCGAGTTCCGAAGCCTCCGGGGCGGCTCGGAGAACGGCTTCTACGGATCGCGGCCGCCCTATCTGCCGCTGAGGACGCGGCCCGACGTGGTGGTGTTCCAGACCGCGCCGCTGGAGGAACCGGTGGAGGTCATCGGTCCCGTCACGGTCCGGCTGTATGCGTCGTCGACCGCGGTCGACACGGACTTCACCGTGAAGCTGGTCGACGTCCACCCGCCGAGCCGCGACTTCCCCACCGGCTTCGACATGAACGTGACCGACGGGATCCTGCGAGCGCGCTATCGCAACTCACCGAGCCGGCCGGAGTTGATGGCGCCGGGGGAGGTCTACGAGTTCGAGATCCGGCCCTACCCGACGGCGAATCGCTTCCAGGCGGGCCACCGGATCCGCATCGACATATCGAGCAGCAACTTCCCCCGCTTCGACGTCAACCCGAACACCGGCGAGCCGCTCGGGCGGCACCGGCGGGCGATTCGCGCGGACAACTCGATCCACCACGCGGCCGCCCACCCTTCGCACGTGATCCTGCCCATCGTCCCGGCGCCGTAGCGCCCCGAAACGCCGCGGTTCTCGGCGGAATCGGCGGAGCGACGAACGAGCCCGAAATCGGGCGCGCCGCCGCTCCGGGTCCGGAGCCTACTGGCCCTGCTGCGCCTCCAGGAACCGCGCGTTGCGCAGCGCGTGCTCGATCGCGTAGTTCCCCTCGTGGCAGGCGAACTCGTAGACCACCCCGGTGCCCGGCGACGGCCGCATGAAGATGCGCGCGGTCCAGGGCGCCGTCCAGGTGGCCGGATCGTCCAGCGTGTACTCGTACTGCAGCAGCTCCGGGCCAACGCGGGTGAAACGCTCGGTCACGTGCACGTCGCGCGTCGACCCGCTCGCGCCGCGCGAGAGGTTCGTGGTCTCGACCACCAGGGTGTCGCCCTCCCACTGCGCCCGCGAAGATCCCACGGCGCTCGGCGGGCCGAGCCGGCTCGGCGCCGCGCCGCCGATCGGAATGAACCGGGTCTCGTGGTACATCTCCTTCAGGATGGCCACCTGCGTGGGCGTCTGAAAGATCTGGTACGTGCTGTTGTAGCCGCGCCCGCTCAGCAGCACGCCGCCGCCGAGACAGCGGATGTTCGGATCGATGCGCACTATTTCGTCGGCCAGGGTCGGCCGCTCGGGCAGCGGCGACGTACGCTCCGCCCGCTGCCGCGCAGCGCGCTCCTCCGCCTCCGGGGTCCTGGGAGGCATGCGTCCGTTGGGCGGATCGACGATCAGCGACGTGCGGTTCTCGAACCAGCGGCCGCTCATCCAGAACTGGTTGTAGCTGCCGGTCGATCGACGCCGCGGCCGGTTCGCAGCCTGCGCTTCGTCTGCCGGCTCAGCCGCCAGGGCGGCCAACGCCCGCCGGAACGGCGTCTCGCCGAACACCGCGTCGCCCCCGACGGCCGAGTATTCGCTGGCGTGCTCGGCCAGTGTCGCCACCTCTTCGTCGGTGAGGAACTCGCGGTCTCCCAGCTCTTCCGGCCGCTGCAGCGGCGTCGCCGAGTCGCTCGCCCAGACCCCCTGCAGATCCGGCCGTCCGTCCGCCAGGCGGGGAACCGTCCAGCCCTCCGGGGCCTGCGCCACCGCCACCGCCGGCGCCGCCGCCAGCGCCGCCGCCACCATGCACGCCGCCATGCGCTGCCTGTTCATGTCGACCTCCCTTGAGAAACCTGGGTCATCCTCGGAGCCGCGGCGAAATCGCGAAGTCCCGCCACGGAAACCCTCGTCGCTGTCCGGTACCGAGACGATAGGACCCGGCGGCCGGATCGCGCAAGCGCGCGATCAGCCCCCGATGCCGACGAGGCTCATCATCGCCAGCGTCACGATCGGCACCAGCACGATGGCGAGAACCCCCATCAGGAGACCGTACTTGATCATGCGGGTGATGGGGATGCGGCCGGACGCGTAGACGATGGCGTTGGGAGGCGTCGACACCGGCAGCACCACCGCCACCGACGCGCCGAGAGCCGCGGCGACGGCCGGCGTGATCGGATCGACGCCGGCGGCCACGGCGATGGAGATCACGATGGGCACCGCGATGTTGGCGGCGGCGGTGTTCGACATCGTGTTGGAAAGCACCACCGTGAAGAGCGTCGCCGCGAAGGTGATGGGAACCACGCCGTTGGACGGCACGAGACCGGTAATCCCCTCGCCGACCACCTGCGCGAGCCCCGTGGCCCCGGACAGCGTCCCGAGCGAGAGCCCGCCGCCGAAGAGCAGGATGGTGCCCCAGTCGATCTGCGCGGCCTGCTTCCAGGTCAGCGTCGACCGTTGGGTGCTGCTGACCGGCAGCAGGAAGAGCAGGACGGCGCCGGTCAGCGCCGCCACCGACTCCGGCACGCTGGAGAGCACCGCCACCGCGAACGGGTGCTCGCGCCCCAGAAGCAGCGGCAACAGGCCGGGCCCGATCCAGAGCAGCACGGTCACCCCGAACGCGATGACCGCGTTCCGCTCGCCCGGCTTCCAGGGGCCGAGCGCGCGCTGCCGCTCGGCGATGATCGCCTCCGCCCCCGGGATCTCGGTGATGCCGGTCCGTCCGACCCAGTTCAGGTAGACGAACACGATGCCCATGAAGATGGCCGTCACGGGAACCGCGAGCAGCATCCACTCGACGAACGAGATGCGGACGCCGAGCTGCTCGCCGATGAACCCGATGGCGATGATGTTGGGCGGCGTGCCAACCGGCGTCGCCATGCCGCCGATGGAGCAGCCGTAGGCGGTCATCAGCATGAGGGCCGTGCCGTAGTGCTTCGGCAGCTTCCCCTCGGACTCCATGAAGACGACGAGCGACACCCCGATCGGCACCAGCATGGCGGTCGTGGCGGTGTTGCTCATCCAGGCCGACAGGAACGCGGCGAGGGCGCCGTAGGCCACGAGAATGCGGGTCGGCCGGGCGCCGATGAAGCGCCACGACAGGACTCCGTAGGCGATCCGTTCGTTCACGCGATGCACGAACAGCGCCTGGGCCAGGATGAAGCTGCCGATGAAGAGGAAGATCAGCGGATTGGCGAACGGCGCAAGGACGTCCCGCACCGGCGCCACGCGCAGCATGACGGCCAGCACCGGACCGAGCAGTGCGGTGACGGCCAGCGGCAATGCCTCGGTGGTCCAGAAGACGATGACCAGCGCCATGACCGCCGCCAGCCGATGCCCCTCCGGGGTCAGGCTGCCGAACGGAAGGAGGAGCACCAGCAGGAACAGCGCCGGCCCGAGCAGCAGGCCGACCCGGCGGCGCTGCTCGTCGAACCGGGCCTGTGCGTCCTGCACCGCCTGCACGTCGGAACCGGGCGTATCCGTCATCTGGCCGCCTAACGTAACACGAAACGGGTCGGCTCGTGTCCGGATCGGGCGGGAACGCGGAACCGCCGCCGCGCGGTGAGATTGCCTGGAGGAATCGATCTACAATCGGGTAACGCAGAGAGAGGTCATACGATGCACCCTGAACTGATGCTCGCGCTGATTGGTCCCATCGGCCCGATGGAACTGATCATCATTCTCGTCATCGTGATCCTCATCTTCGGCGCCAATCGGTTGTCCGGTCTCGGCAAGGGACTGGGCCAGGCGATCCGGGGATTCAAGGACGAGATGAAAGTCGACGAGAAGTCGGAGAGCTCCGAATCGAACTAGTCGCCTGCGCCGTAGAACGCAGCGAAGCAAGTTCTGCGTTGCCGGCTCCTGGAGCGATGGGGGCTGAGGCCGGACACGGCGTCCCGCGGCGAGTCTCGCCAGCGTGGCCTCGGGGCTGCCGGGCGAGCCTGCGCAGGGAGCGTCGCCGGCAGAAGACTCCCCCCCCAGGGGACCCTGATCGACGGCGCTCCCAAACGAGGCGAAGACGGCGGACGACATACCGGCGCCCTCCACCGTCACAACCACACCCACTCTCGCATGGGTGGCCTACTTGCGGGGCACCTCCAGCTCGGTGAGGTGGGCGACGAGCTCCTGTCCCGCCCGCGACATGCTCACCCGCTTGTCGATCCTGAGGATCTTCCCGTCGGGACCGATGATGAACGTCCACCGGTTGGGCATCGACCACGCCGCGTTCATGACGCCGTACGCGTCGGCGACGCCCCGGCCGGGATCGCTCAGGATCGGAAAGTTCGCGTCGAGCGATTCGGCGAACCGCCGATTGGTCTCCGCGTCGTCGACGCTGATCATGAAGTACCGGATGTCGAACTGGTTCAGTTGGTCGCTGGAGTCACGCAGCGACTCGCACTCGGCCGTTCAACCGCCGGTGAAGGCCTTGAGAAACCACGCCAGCACGACGGTCGTGCCCTCGTACTGGGCCAGGGTGTGGGTGTTCCCGTCGCTGCCCGGCAACTCGAAGGGCGGCGCGACGTCGCCGACCTCGAGATCAGCCGCCAGCGCGCCGCCGGCGCCGCACACGACGACGGCCAGAAGGGCAGCCGACACGCACAGTCGTTTCATGCGTCCTGTACTCCTTCGCTGGTGCGGGCGCGCCTCGCTCCGCGCCTGCATGTATCCCTTGCACTCTCGATACGCACAGGATATTGCAGCCGCCACCGCTTCGGCCAGCGGACCGGACCGCGACCCGCAGCGCAGTGACGCCACGGCGGACGACGCGCCGGCGGAAGGGACCGCATGAACTCCCCGGCGCAACCGGACCCGCGGCCGGCCGGTCGGCCGGCGAGCCGTCCGCGCCTCCTGCCGCGGTTGGCCGCGACGGGCGCAACCGTGGTGACTCTCGGCGCGCTGGCCACGGTCGCAATCCAGGTCGACAGGTTCTCCGCCGACCCGCCGGCGGTGGACGCCCCGGCGCTGCCGCGCGGCGACACGTTGCAGCGCCCCGCTCCCCCGGCCGCCGGCCCGCGACCGGGCCAACCCGTCATGGGCGGCCCGGGTTGGCGTGTCGTCAGCGTCAATTCGGTCTCCGGCGTGCTGATGATGATCGTCGAGACGGAGAGGCTCGACGACATGACCGAGATCGCCCGCGAGGCCGTAACCCCGGCCGCGGCGCAACTCCTCGAAGCGCTGGTCTACTTCCACCGCCCCGGAGCGTCCGACGCGGTGGGTCGGGTGCAATGGACGCCCGACGGCGGCTACCGACCCCTCAGGTTCGGGGAATAGCCGCGTCGCGCGACGTCCGGCGGGACGGCGCACAGGCCCGGGCGAACCGCGAGACGAGCGGCGCACATCAACGGACCAGGCGCGTCTCCGGGAACTGCGAGTACCAGCCGAACCAGAACGCGCGCTGCGCCGCCACCCGCGGCGCTTGCCGCGCCGGGTCCGACGTATCGATCAGCGCATCCTCCGTCACCTGCCAGCGGCCGCCCTCCGCGTCGACGACGAGGAGGTCTCCGGCGAGCCGCTCGAAGTTCGTCGAGCCGGCGTCGTAGACGCGGTTCGCGCCCTCGCGGCTCGTCACGATGAGAAGACGGCGCCCGGCGTGCTCTTCCAGGTGGAGTCGGTGGTCCTCGAGGAAGTCGGCCGAGACGGCCAGGGGCCGGCGGGCGCCCCGGGCGTCCTCGAGAAGCATGACCAGCACCTCGTCCTTGTTGTCGAGCCGATCGTCGCGCTCCGGGACGTCGAACATCAGGTCGTCGGTCCGGAAGTAGGCGCGGTAGGCGACCCCTTCGCGGTAGTCCCGCCGGTGACCGGTGTCGAGCGAGAGAACCGTCGTGTCGGGATGCATGCGGCGCCATTCGCCCCAGGTGGTGGTGACGACCGACCGGTGCGTCAGCCGCCTGCCGGACCCGACCAGCGTGCCGAGCACCGGAACGCCCTCGAAGGTGTTCCACAGGCTGCGGGTGCCGTGATCGAACATCAGCTTGTTGGATCGATACAGCAGGCCGCTCGTCCCGAACCGGATGTGCTCGCCCTCGACCACGCTCTCGTAGGGAATGACGGTGCCGCACAGCGTGCAGTAGACGATGGTCAACTCGACGCCGCCCAGCCGGTCGAGCGCCATCTCGTGCCAGGCCAGGATCCGCTTCGGATAGGCGCGGGTCTCGCCGCCGGCCGCGACGCCGAACACGACGTGGTCGTCATCGAGGTAGTCCGCTTCGCCGGCCGCCAGGTGGGCGGGGTACTCCAACGGCGGAATGCCGTTGACGTCCACGCCGCCCCAGTCGATCTCGTCCAGCCGGATGGTCGAGAACACGCGGCGTGGAAAGAAGTCGGCGAAACGAGGATCCATCTGGGCGTACCACTGCCCCTTGAAGAAGCCGTAGTCCGGATGCGGATCGTACGGCTGGTCCCAGATCCACTGGTGCGCCCGCCGAATGTCCCCGCGGAAGCGCTGGCCGGTCTGCCGCTCGAGGAACCGCATCAACCGCCGCCACACCCGGGTGCTCGGGTGTTCCGGCTGTATCCATTCCAATCGGTCGCCGGCGCCGGGATTCGTCGGATCGGCGCCCAGACCCGGGGGCCGGACCGCCGGCCGGCGGGGGGGCTGCATGAACCGCACGAGGTCCCAGATGATCCCGGCGTAGCCGTTCCGCCAGCGTGCCGCGATCTGTTCCAGCGCCGCATCGGCGATGTCGCCGTCATCGTGGATCGCCTGAAAGAAGAGGCGAACGTCCGGATGTCCACCGGCAGGCGCCGGCTGCGCCCACGCTGTCGAGCCTGCCGCGAGGAACAGCACGACACCGGCGGCGGCGATGGATCGCTTCATCTTGCACCCTCTTTCGGTCGTTCCGGCGCATCCGGACGCGCGACGGCCGCCCGCGCCGCGCCGCCGTCCCGATGGTGTACTCTCGCCTGCGTCGTCCCATGTCCAGGGTTCCGGTGCCGCTGTACACCGCCGAGCAGATCCGCAACCGTGTGGCCGAGCTCGCGATCAGCCTCGACGGCCGCTTTCCGGCCGGCGCCACGCCGCACTTCGTCGCCGTGCTGAGTGGCAGCTTCATGTTTCTGGCCGATCTCGTACGGGCGATGCCGCGGCCGGTCACCATCGATTTCGTCAGGATGCAGAGCTACGGCTCGGCCAGCACCACGTCGGGAACGCCACGGCTGCTTCACGGCCCGAGCTCCGATCTCCGTGACCGGCACATCGTCATCGTGGAGGACATCGTGGACACGGGTCTGACCTTGCAGACCCTGCGGCGGAATCTCATCGCGGCGCGGCCCAGGAGCCTCGACACCGTGACGCTTCTCGACAAGCCGGCGCGCCGGCGGACCGACGTGCCGGTGGACCTGGTCGGCTTTCGTATCCCGAACCGGTTCGTGGTCGGATACGGCCTCGATCACAACGAGGAGCACCGTCATCTACCCTATCTGGCGGTCATTGGGGCATGATAGCCCGAAGCGAGAAGCTCGATGTCCAGTTCCCAGACACCGAACGCGCCCCCGAATCGGCCGCCGGCCGGCCGCTGGCCGACCGCCATCACCCAGGTCGAACCGGACAAGATCCTGGTGCGCGGGTACCCCCTCGACGAGTTGATGGGCCGACTGTCGTTCGGGGACGCCATCTACCTGCTGATCACCGGTGAGATCGCTTCGCCGACGGTGAGCCGCGTGATGGACGCCCTGCTGGTGGCGTCGCTGGATCATGGCGCGACGCCGCCCTCGACGTTGGCCGCGCGGCACGTCGCGGGCACCGGGGCCCCGTTGCGCGCCGCCGCCGCGGCCGGCATGCTGGCTCTCGGCTCGCCCCTCGGCGGCGGGGGGAGTATAGAAGGCTGCATGCGGTTTCTCGACGACGGGCTCGCGCTGGTGGGCGACTGGGTGTCGTACGACGACGCGGCGCGCCGGCTGCTGGATCAACGCGCCGGCAGCGGGCAGAATCCGCCCGGATTCGGCCATCGCCGGCACCGCCGGGACCCGCGCGCCGCGCGTCTGATGCAGCTCGCCTTCGAGCTGGAGCTCGAGGGAGGGCATACCCAGCTCGCCCGCGCGGTGGAGCAGGAGCTGGCAGAGCGGCAAGCCGCGGCCGGCCGGCCGCGGATGTCGCTGAACGCGGACGGCGCCATCGCCGCCGTGGCAGGCGACCTCGGCCTCGACGCCCAGACCGCCACGATGCTCTTCACGATTTCGCGGGTGCCCGGTCTGGTGACGCACGCCATCGAAGAGCAGCGGCGGCAGGACGCGATGCGCCCCATCGATCCGTCGCAGCACTTCTACGACGGGCCGGGGGAGCGGCGCCTGCCGGACTCGCCGCTGTGACGCGATCAGGAAGGGATCCGTCGAAAGCCACTGCCGCGAGAAAGGCGGGCAGTGGTGGGCGCTAGTGGATTCGAACCACTGACCCCCGCCGTGTGAAGGCGATGCTCTACCACTGAGCCAAGCGCCCGATCCGGATCGAACCCGCAGTGTAATCGAAGACTCACTCCGCCGCCAACCGGAGCGAAATCAGCGCGCCTCGGCGATCAGTGCCCGCAGCATGCGCGCGTACTGCGCGTCGGCGTCCGCATCGCCATCGTACCGGGCCGCGCCCGAACCGGTATCGACCATGTCGGCCGAATCGTCTCCGCCGGAGAGGCCGTCCGCCCCGGTGTCGGTGATCAACACCTTCGTCTCTGGAATCGACGCCGCGTTCAGATCGATGTAGGCCTCGCGATACTGCCCGTCGGCGATCTTCTGCTCCACGTACAGCGCCACCTCCAGGCGCGCCGACACGACGAGAAGCGTGCCGGGAAACGCCAGCGCGGCTACGAACCGGTCCTCGTCCGCCGTGTCCCGCGCCGCGATGGCGCCCATCCCGGAGGCGCTCAACAACTCGGCCAGCTCTGCGGCCAGGGGCGCGGACTCCGATTCCTGCGCCTGCGCCTGCGCCGCGAAAGCCACCGCCGCCAGAACGACGACGACCGCCACCCGTCTGAGGATCTCCAAACTCGACATGGTGAATCTCCCTTCGACGGCGCCAGAGCCGGCGCCGGCCCGTGCACACGTTCTACCACCGGCGACGGTTGGCGTCAACGACCGATTTCCAGTTGTCCGGCCGGTCCGCTCCCATCTTCTCACATCACGGCGAGACGCCAATCTCCAGCCTGCGGAGATCCCGCACCTGGTCCCGCAGAACGGCTGCCCGCTCGAACTCGAGATTCGCCGCGGCGGCGCGCATCTCCTTCTGCAAGGCGGCGATGCGCTCGTCCACCTCGGCCTGGCTGCGGTAGGTCGGGCCGGGCGGCTCGGCGGCGGGAACCGCGGCGTAGTCGCGCTCGTACACACTGGTCAGCACGCTCTCGATGTCCTTGCTGACCGACGCCGGGGTGATCCCGTGCTCGCGGTTGTACGCCTCCTGCCGCTCGCGACGCCGGGCCATCTCGGTCAGTGCCGCCCGCATCGAGTCGGTCTCCGCATCCGCGTACATCACGACCCGCCCGTTCACGTTGCGCGCCGCACGACCCGCGGTCTGGATGAGGGATCCGGCCGACCGCAGAAAGCCCTCCTTGTCGGCGTCC is part of the Acidobacteriota bacterium genome and encodes:
- the tatA gene encoding twin-arginine translocase TatA/TatE family subunit; protein product: MGPIGPMELIIILVIVILIFGANRLSGLGKGLGQAIRGFKDEMKVDEKSESSESN
- a CDS encoding redoxin domain-containing protein; the protein is MQARSEARPHQRRSTGRMKRLCVSAALLAVVVCGAGGALAADLEVGDVAPPFELPGSDGNTHTLAQYEGTTVVLAWFLKAFTGG
- a CDS encoding DUF3179 domain-containing protein, which produces MKRSIAAAGVVLFLAAGSTAWAQPAPAGGHPDVRLFFQAIHDDGDIADAALEQIAARWRNGYAGIIWDLVRFMQPPRRPAVRPPGLGADPTNPGAGDRLEWIQPEHPSTRVWRRLMRFLERQTGQRFRGDIRRAHQWIWDQPYDPHPDYGFFKGQWYAQMDPRFADFFPRRVFSTIRLDEIDWGGVDVNGIPPLEYPAHLAAGEADYLDDDHVVFGVAAGGETRAYPKRILAWHEMALDRLGGVELTIVYCTLCGTVIPYESVVEGEHIRFGTSGLLYRSNKLMFDHGTRSLWNTFEGVPVLGTLVGSGRRLTHRSVVTTTWGEWRRMHPDTTVLSLDTGHRRDYREGVAYRAYFRTDDLMFDVPERDDRLDNKDEVLVMLLEDARGARRPLAVSADFLEDHRLHLEEHAGRRLLIVTSREGANRVYDAGSTNFERLAGDLLVVDAEGGRWQVTEDALIDTSDPARQAPRVAAQRAFWFGWYSQFPETRLVR
- a CDS encoding citryl-CoA lyase, with the protein product MSSSQTPNAPPNRPPAGRWPTAITQVEPDKILVRGYPLDELMGRLSFGDAIYLLITGEIASPTVSRVMDALLVASLDHGATPPSTLAARHVAGTGAPLRAAAAAGMLALGSPLGGGGSIEGCMRFLDDGLALVGDWVSYDDAARRLLDQRAGSGQNPPGFGHRRHRRDPRAARLMQLAFELELEGGHTQLARAVEQELAERQAAAGRPRMSLNADGAIAAVAGDLGLDAQTATMLFTISRVPGLVTHAIEEQRRQDAMRPIDPSQHFYDGPGERRLPDSPL
- the hpt gene encoding hypoxanthine phosphoribosyltransferase; amino-acid sequence: MSRVPVPLYTAEQIRNRVAELAISLDGRFPAGATPHFVAVLSGSFMFLADLVRAMPRPVTIDFVRMQSYGSASTTSGTPRLLHGPSSDLRDRHIVIVEDIVDTGLTLQTLRRNLIAARPRSLDTVTLLDKPARRRTDVPVDLVGFRIPNRFVVGYGLDHNEEHRHLPYLAVIGA
- a CDS encoding amidohydrolase family protein, translated to MVRFWRSHMVSAPRPRRTRLPAATVPAVCRAAVVLFLAGTQPVLAQPFDGQRDTQPESATLAIVGGLLIDGHEGPPLSGGIVLVDGDRIVAAGSREALDVPADAEVIDATGMTVMPGLIDAHVHLDILGHSDYQHWHGTHRPNYADIMAVSSRQLLLSGVTTAVDLAGNPDALITTRERIESGEIPGPRIVASMGWITNWTDEQVRRHHRRTHTVNVRTVEEARAAARTAIAQGAGIIKVHTGLSEAQLRAIAAEADRNGLRITGHVGDRDDLLMRIRSGQDGIEHLSLAAGDSPAIHPDVIQGLVDRRTWVVPTMIQTMAQGLTAEWPDRRDNPRARALTPPDLWADIRRSIENPRRFGYFGGGLRVSRFEALGARLRQLRDAGVRVLVGTDAGTPLNFHTDATWQEMDLMAGFGFPPMEVLVTATRRNAEYLGLEDELGSLTPGKLADIIVVDGNPLLSMRDLRNVVAVVKDGRVYKRPDAGVR
- a CDS encoding redoxin domain-containing protein; the protein is MRDSSDQLNQFDIRYFMISVDDAETNRRFAESLDANFPILSDPGRGVADAYGVMNAAWSMPNRWTFIIGPDGKILRIDKRVSMSRAGQELVAHLTELEVPRK
- a CDS encoding CocE/NonD family hydrolase — protein: MQTPRIGPAIVLLLAVATGAPAQVPATYEAVLFAEDVMVPMRDGVRLGTDVYRPARDGAPVEEPLPVLLQRTPYGKSGRGLVERSLYFVERGYVVVLQDMRGRYESEGTFSKYHDFDAPDGYDTVEWAATLPYTSGEVGMFGTSYGAHTQADAAKMNPPHLRALLLNQGGISRPWAHKVRNHGAFELGQQLGWAFGQLRVSPDPVVRATFEAEDVADWFAAMPLRPGLSPLAAAPEFEEYVLTQMTHGDDDDPDADFRHWDRIGVSWRRYYGRTADVPMLHVAGWYDPYCGSMFENFRGLSAAKTAPQRLLVGPWTHGGNTRSYAGDVDFGPAAALPDFATELHLQWFDRHLKDRPTEADDWPPIRLFVMGTGDGRRDENGRLRHGGYWRDAEEWPLPEAEPTRYYFHADGTLRTTPPAGGVPPTTYTYDPAHPVPTIGGSFSGVLKRGAFDQREREFRSLRGGSENGFYGSRPPYLPLRTRPDVVVFQTAPLEEPVEVIGPVTVRLYASSTAVDTDFTVKLVDVHPPSRDFPTGFDMNVTDGILRARYRNSPSRPELMAPGEVYEFEIRPYPTANRFQAGHRIRIDISSSNFPRFDVNPNTGEPLGRHRRAIRADNSIHHAAAHPSHVILPIVPAP
- a CDS encoding DASS family sodium-coupled anion symporter, which translates into the protein MTDTPGSDVQAVQDAQARFDEQRRRVGLLLGPALFLLVLLLPFGSLTPEGHRLAAVMALVIVFWTTEALPLAVTALLGPVLAVMLRVAPVRDVLAPFANPLIFLFIGSFILAQALFVHRVNERIAYGVLSWRFIGARPTRILVAYGALAAFLSAWMSNTATTAMLVPIGVSLVVFMESEGKLPKHYGTALMLMTAYGCSIGGMATPVGTPPNIIAIGFIGEQLGVRISFVEWMLLAVPVTAIFMGIVFVYLNWVGRTGITEIPGAEAIIAERQRALGPWKPGERNAVIAFGVTVLLWIGPGLLPLLLGREHPFAVAVLSSVPESVAALTGAVLLFLLPVSSTQRSTLTWKQAAQIDWGTILLFGGGLSLGTLSGATGLAQVVGEGITGLVPSNGVVPITFAATLFTVVLSNTMSNTAAANIAVPIVISIAVAAGVDPITPAVAAALGASVAVVLPVSTPPNAIVYASGRIPITRMIKYGLLMGVLAIVLVPIVTLAMMSLVGIGG